The Cheilinus undulatus linkage group 2, ASM1832078v1, whole genome shotgun sequence genome has a window encoding:
- the dhrs12la gene encoding DHRS-12_like_SDR_c-like domain-containing protein, which yields MSLYRNSAWFLKGLTEFTRNAYLSASKRFVEKDLEVSVAGRVFMITGANSGIGKATAMAIAKKGGTVHMVCRNKDKAEEARADIVKETGNKEVYVHILDLSETKKVWEFAEGFKRKFKALNVLINNAGAIMSQRDVNAEGLEKSFATNVLSVYILTKSLIPLLEKSADPRVITVTSGGMLVQKLRTGNLQSDRGRFDGTMVYAQHKRQQVVITEQLAKAHTNIHFSVMHPGWVDTPAVANAMPDFHSSMKESLRTPDQGADTVVWLAVSEAATKNPSGRFYQDRKMVSTHLPLAWTHSSPLEEQKLMSLLEDLAKTFQPH from the exons ATGTCTCTGTACCGCAACTCCGCCTGGTTCCTGAAGGGGCTGACTGAGTTCACCAG GAATGCCTACCTGTCGGCCTCTAAGAGGTTTGTGGAGAAGGACCTGGAGGTGTCTGTGGCTGGACGGGTATTCATGATAACAGGAGCCAACAGTGGCATTGGGAAAGCCACCGCCATGGCTATAGCAAAGAAAG GTGGAACCGTCCACATGGTGTGCAGGAACAAGGACAAGGCGGAGGAGGCAAGGGCGGATATTGTGAAGGAAACAGGAAACAAA GAGGTTTATGTGCACATTCTAGACCTGTCTGAAACCAAAAAGGTCTGGGAGTTTGCTGAGGGATTTAAGAGGAAGTTCAAGGCCCTCAATGTTCTG ATCAATAATGCTGGGGCCATCATGAGTCAGAGGGATGTGAACGCTGAGGGCCTCGAGAAGAGCTTTGCCACTAATGTGCTCA GTGTTTACATCCTCACCAAGAGTCTCATCCCTTTACTGGAGAAGAGTGCAGATCCCAGAGTG ATCACTGTGACTTCAGGGGGAATGTTGGTGCAGAAGCTGCGGACAGGAAACCTGCAGTCTGACAGAGGCCGCTTTGACGGCACCATGGTCTATGCCCAGCACAAA aGGCAGCAGGTGGTGATAACAGAGCAGCTGGCGAAGGCCCACACAAACATCCACTTCTCCGTCATGCATCCTGGCTGGGTTGATACTCCAG CGGTGGCTAACGCCATGCCAGACTTCCATAGCTCAATGAAGGAAAGCCTGCGTACCCCAGATCAGGGTGCTGACACTGTAGTCTGGCTGGCTGTGTCTGAGGCTGCAACTAAAAACCCCAGTGGACGCTTCTATCAGG ACAGAAAGATGGTGTCCACCCACCTGCCTCTGGCCTGGACCCACAGCTCCCCCCTGGAGGAGCAGAAGTTAATGTCTCTCCTGGAGGACCTCGCCAAGACGTTTCAGCCCCACTGA
- the ap1s3a gene encoding AP-1 complex subunit sigma-3a — translation MMRFLLLFSRQGKLRLQKWFSTYTDREKKKVIRDMVMLVLARPPRSCNFLQWRDLKIVYKRYASLYFCAGLEAQDNELLSLEVLHRYVELLDRYFGNVCELDIIFNFEKAYFILDEFLMGGEVLETSKAAVGYSIEESDTLQETMEEYMSKPTY, via the exons ATG ATGCGCTTCCTGTTGCTATTTAGCCGACAGGGGAAACTAAGACTGCaaaagtggttctcaacgtacacagacagagaaaagaaaaaagtgatcCGTGACATGGTGATGTTAGTATTGGCCCGTCCACCACGTTCCTGCAACTTCCTTCAGTGGAGGGACCTCAAGATTGTTTATAAGAG GTATGCCAGCCTGTATTTCTGTGCTGGTCTGGAGGCCCAGGATAATGAACTGCTGAGCCTTGAAGTCCTGCACAGATATGTGGAGTTGTTAGATCGATACTTTGGCAAT GTTTGTGAGTtggacatcatttttaattttgaaaaggcGTACTTCATCCTGGATGAATTTCTGATGGGAGGAGAAGTCCTGGAAACATCCAAAGCAGCTGTGGGTTACTCTATAGAGGAATCTGACACACTTCAGGAG ACGATGGAGGAATACATGAGCAAACCAACCTACTGA
- the scg2a gene encoding secretogranin-2 → MPSLHKTSTRGKSLLMCLANLLLVHFYLSSSCVGVQGASIREHRLRGSEPDLYQTPDADMLKALEYIENLRQRTSMDSQQRGPFAAGYDNDHTDDAEKLRAMLRLASNPTQSDEEQEEEEGREDKSEELLQAVLSTLRQTEKASRPASVRPGVQQNQHVIRPHRKLPLLFEDEEEGPDQEHEGPFKRTNENVEEKYTPQNLATLQSVFDELDKLTSVKPMHKRQDEEEDDEDDDDMFNVRNVDWSPLQEQEEEEEEEGEREDKHEANRGLDYVDDDDEDVDDEEEEDDESYPVKRSNDPDDVANLVDYYLLKVLEKTEEEEQKREIEEEEEEKRAAQMQYSENIDPQAIYQLIQISQKYQIPPEDLVDMLKTGENKDKLQKNELFRAGNKAPQMSLKKTHKIPEAKFNSRHQKTPEELRTEEILNILGLGGTEDQTPVTKQYKSPQSRLHTQPTGHLGESASTQQRRLFPGALKDDYDDSIDEDELAAYLAAQMLAQYQNPVYSNDKKQSQKRKEVGQSMTGSFEQAIQDYFDQMDSDKSSNEKRQTGDDERGGEMQQQGIDNEALMKLLSYLNPETEESDAKTAQGI, encoded by the coding sequence ATGCCATCACTCCACAAGACCTCTACCAGGGGCAAATCTTTGCTCATGTGCTTGGCCAACCTCCTTCTAGTCCACTTCTACCTCAGCTCCTCCTGTGTTGGTGTTCAGGGAGCCTCTATCAGAGAGCACAGACTGAGAGGAAGTGAGCCAGACCTCTACCAGACTCCTGATGCCGACATGCTCAAAGCTCTGGAGTACATCGAAAACCTCCGTCAAAGAACCAGCATGGACTCCCAGCAGCGTGGCCCCTTCGCTGCAGGGTATGATAATGACCACACAGATGATGCTGAGAAGCTGCGAGCCATGCTGAGGCTGGCGTCTAACCCCACGCAGAGCGATgaagagcaggaggaagaggaggggagggaggataAGAGTGAAGAGTTGCTCCAGGCTGTTCTCAGCACACTCAGGCAAACAGAAAAGGCCTCCAGACCGGCTTCAGTTCGCCCTGGTGTGCAGCAGAACCAGCATGTCATCAGGCCTCACAGGAAGCTGCCGCTTCTGTttgaggatgaggaagaggggCCAGATCAGGAGCATGAAGGCCCCTTTAAACGCACCAATGAGAATGTAGAGGAGAAGTACACACCTCAAAATCTGGCAACCCTTCAGTCTGTGTTTGACGAGCTGGACAAGCTTACAAGTGTGAAACCCATGCACAAGCGccaagatgaggaggaggatgatgaagatgatgatgacatGTTTAATGTAAGGAATGTAGACTGGAGTCCGCTGCAAgaacaggaagaagaagaagaagaggaaggggaAAGGGAAGACAAACATGAAGCAAACCGAGGGCTTGATTATGTTGATGATGACGATGAAGATGtggatgatgaagaggaggaagatgatgaaAGCTACCCAGTCAAGAGGTCAAACGATCCCGATGATGTTGCAAACCTGGTGGACTATTATCTCCTGAAGGTGCTAgagaaaacagaggaagaagagcagaAACGTGAgatagaagaagaggaggaggagaagagagcaGCTCAGATGCAGTACAGTGAAAACATAGATCCACAGGCCATTTACCAACTCATCCAGATCTCCCAAAAATATCAGATCCCACCAGAGGACCTGGTGGACATGCTCAAAACTGGTGAGAACAAAGACAAGTTACAAAAGAATGAATTATTCAGAGCAGGAAACAAGGCCCCTCAGATGTCCTTAAAGAAGACTCACAAGATTCCTGAAGCTAAATTTAACAGCAGGCACCAAAAGACCCCAGAGGAGCTGAGGACGGAGGAGATATTAAACATTCTCGGGTTAGGGGGCACGGAGGATCAAACTCCTGTCACGAAGCAGTACAAAAGCCCTCAGTCACGACTTCACACTCAGCCTACGGGGCATCTTGGGGAATCCGCTTCCACTCAACAGCGACGCCTTTTTCCTGGCGCTTTAAAGGATGACTATGACGACAGCATAGACGAAGATGAACTGGCGGCATATTTGGCAGCTCAGATGCTGGCACAGTATCAGAACCCTGTGTACAGTAATGACAAGAAGCAGAGCCAAAAGCGTAAAGAGGTTGGACAGAGCATGACGGGCTCTTTTGAGCAGGCGATACAGGACTATTTTGATCAGATGGACTCAGATAAAAGCTCAAATGAGAAGAGACAGACTGGGGATGATGAGCGGGGAGGTGAAATGCAACAGCAAGGCATTGATAATGAGGCACTGATGAAATTGTTGAGCTATCTGAACCCAGAAACAGAAGAGAGTGATGCCAAAACTGCCCAAGGAATATAA